The genomic DNA AATATTCAGACCACagtagaaaaaaattgaaacatttcCTCATGATAGACAGCTCCTCAAATATTTAACAATgaaacataaataacaaaatactgttGTTTAAAAATACTAAGACATAACCAGCAGAAATACTTTCAAGTTCCTCCTGATACACTAGTATTTTATTTGTGCTGGTAGGGCTCTGTCCAACCCTAACTACAAATTCACTGAACATCAATTGACAAACCTTGTCTGGCTAAGTCCCAGATATAATTAACAAGAAGGAATCTTTAATTAGATCTTCTTTTTTCATCAATTGCATATTCTTTTGCTCATATCCATCACTTGAATGAATGCAAATCTACCTGCTTAATATTACTGCAGTACTGTACTATTCTTATTTCACTTAATTTTCCATCTAAGGTATAGTGTGCTTCTCTATCATACAATGCTTGTCACGTGTAATATTTCAGTTACTTTAAACCAACTATAGGAATAGTATACttaaatgaaaaatttgaaaaatggaaaCCCCCAGAAAGATACAGACCTCGAGATTACCATCGTTATTGAAGTCGGCAGCTATGACAGTTCTTATAGGGGAAGCCTCAGCAAATTCGTCTGTTGCAATGTTCTGTAATGAATAGCAAAAATATTGGTATAAACTGTGAACATggaagaatatactatatatggcaTTCTCAAGCTATTAGAGAAACTCGTAATATACTGTACATCTAACGTATGCATTTTCACAATacttatataaatacgtatatgtaaAATAGACTTACTCTAAATCTTGGCTGCCCTTCATCATCATCTGTCTGTAGGAATATTCTATGGGGTCCATTCCAGTTGCCATACACAATATCTAATTTCCCATCACCATCAAAATCAGTAAGCATCACACCTCTCCCATGCTGGTATGCATCAGAAACTCCTGAGTAAGGAATATACCaatgtttagtatgcaatcaaTAATTGTACTGAAAATAAGGtttaagaattaatttttacaaaaatacaataactGTCTAACATTAGTAGCACATAACCATAACATtaatttgttcaatttttttaattccaACTTACCGCACTGAGCTGCCACATCTGTGTATTTTCCATTGCCATTATTCTTAAATAGAAAGTTGGGGCCATGTTCATTATCACAAAATATATCACTTCGTCCATCCTTGCTTAGTATTGGTCCTACTGTTACTCCCCGGCCACCTGTGGACAGAAGGTTTTACATTATGAAAATTTTTCCACATTTTGTAATAACTTGTATATGGTGAAATCTAAGGGACAGCTTGATGAGTACAGTACATTCACATcccatcaatattttacataactTTTACTTgttaatgataaatttaaaaactttGAACTAAATGTTTATACTATTACTGATTTACCCTAggaagtttattaattttatgtgaaATACTTGTGAATATAGAATaccattcctttttttctttgaagtAAAAAATTTGGTAGTCTTGTAGTAAAGCTTATTTTGTAATACTTGTCGGTGTGTTTCAATGTGGTGTCCAGTTTCAGTAATTAGCAGAAATCCAATATATGTATTACAAAGGTTTCCATAGGtcacatatatgtaaattgaaTGCATTACAGTACATTCTGTAGCTCTTTCAGGGATTTTACAAAGTCAAGTAATCGAAGAAATATCCATTCCTGCTACACTGCAAACCATTaataatgaatgatttgtatttcCCCATAAATACTGTACCTGTCAGTTTTTCAACACCTGCTTCTCCTGCAACATTTTTTAGAGCCAGCATTCCCTTGGATACGTTGCTGCGACTTTCGTCCATTTCAATAAGCGAGTGAGCTCCAATTCGACCATTTGCATAATTTGCCAGATAAATGGCATATCTTGCAAGAATAGAAATAGTGAAGTGGTATAGTTTACATGACTTACATAAATTActcttttattcataataatatattctgCTTTATAAACAGTTGTTTCTTAGTAATTAACCAGTTATATCAAGATTAACAAACACCTTATAAACTACGTATACAAAGTcataggtctgggtcttccaacaCTCCTGGTGCCCACAGGAACCCAGTTGGAAATATTTCTTCATATCTTTCCCCTGGATTTAATATCACAGTACAACTGTATGCTACTTACCTCCCTGTTCCATTACGATCGACACAAGCAACTGATCGTCCAGCAAAAAAGcttgcaatattttcatttacttcatCTGATAAAATATCCACATACCGACCTGTCAGAGATGTTTAGGATCAAATTCACTTCTAAcccttgaaaatttattttattaaacaaattttccTAAACCAAtccattaatttatatatagtataatattttacGTCAAGAGGAAAATTGGGCAACAAAAGGAGAGAGGAGACTTCCTAGCCATTTTAGAACCGATACACAAATTACCCCAAACTTAAATTGATAGGTCTTAGCAGGGTCTTTCTTTTCTTGTATAAAATCCTGAAATGGTTAGCAAGTCTCACTTTTCCTTTTGGGGACATTTTTCAAGCATAAACcaatttgcatatttttgtaagactCCAACTGGGAAAATATTCCCCTTCACAagataaaatactaaaaagacactAGGAATTTTGAAATAGATATGAGCACTGTAGTTCAATTTGGATACACATTGAGTATACATCATATGAAATGTTTCATCAAAAAGGATAGCTGTAAACCACTATTAAAGCAACTGATGGTGGATTATGGGCATAagtatacaagaaaaaaaaaaatcagtacaaCCTCATGAAGATTTTTGCAGAAATCATTCTGATGGCTTAACTTTAAGAAAGTAATGATTTTCTTCCCCTAACTGCTGTATTCATAGCCAAAAAACCAACATATAGCAAAAATGTTTCTGCTGGAAGCAGTTTCTCATGTACATACCATTCctaaatttaaacagtttatctGAGTAGGTTGCCAGCCCAGAATAGGCATCATTGGTATTTAAGAAGTATATTTCTTCCCTGCCATCTCCATCTACATCACAAGCGCATACTCCAATGGCATGCCCTTTATCATCTCGTAAGGCATAAAACGGTGACCTTGGGTCATCAATAGCTATGTTCATTAGCTGACCCTcttctttattatatttcaataCCAAATTAGGACCATCATACCTAAAATAGTAAAAAGAATCTCATACTTCAGAAGactcatgaacaaaattatacaaaaactGGAAGTTTGTAGTCAGTTTTTCATGTATACTCAGATCACAGAGGTCttctaaataaaattaacatgCATTTTACGACTAGTGTATGCAATATGACTTCCTTCACAAGAAAACTATTTATCAAGACCAAGGGCTTTTTATCCACATACTAACCCTGCAACAATAATCTCAAGTTCA from Macrobrachium nipponense isolate FS-2020 chromosome 43, ASM1510439v2, whole genome shotgun sequence includes the following:
- the LOC135213736 gene encoding cartilage acidic protein 1-like isoform X1, whose translation is MFQDITQEVFRTSPQSNPRQLNYGVAVTDVDNDGELEIIVAGYDGPNLVLKYNKEEGQLMNIAIDDPRSPFYALRDDKGHAIGVCACDVDGDGREEIYFLNTNDAYSGLATYSDKLFKFRNGRYVDILSDEVNENIASFFAGRSVACVDRNGTGRYAIYLANYANGRIGAHSLIEMDESRSNVSKGMLALKNVAGEAGVEKLTGGRGVTVGPILSKDGRSDIFCDNEHGPNFLFKNNGNGKYTDVAAQCGVSDAYQHGRGVMLTDFDGDGKLDIVYGNWNGPHRIFLQTDDDEGQPRFRNIATDEFAEASPIRTVIAADFNNDGNLEILLNNIAYRGPAPNRLFQVVHGINGQDPTINEIHIGDALEPYGRGTGM
- the LOC135213736 gene encoding cartilage acidic protein 1-like isoform X2 yields the protein MFQDITQEVFRTSPQSNPRQLNYGVAVTDVDNDGELEIIVAGYDGPNLVLKYNKEEGQLMNIAIDDPRSPFYALRDDKGHAIGVCACDVDGDGREEIYFLNTNDAYSGLATYSDKLFKFRNGRYVDILSDEVNENIASFFAGRSVACVDRNGTGRYAIYLANYANGRIGAHSLIEMDESRSNVSKGMLALKNVAGEAGVEKLTGGRGVTVGPILSKDGRSDIFCDNEHGPNFLFKNNGNGKYTDVAAQCGVSDAYQHGRGVMLTDFDGDGKLDIVYGNWNGPHRIFLQTDDDEGQPRFRNIATDEFAEASPIRTVIAADFNNDGNLEQFSFRFYSTI